The Pseudodesulfovibrio cashew genomic sequence AGGGCCCAGACCACCACCACACAGGCGACCAGCGTCCTGCGGATTACCGAGAAACGGGTTTTGACGCCTCTGACCATGTCCCGCCGTTCCTGCTTCTCCTCCTTGTCGGTCAGGACGTCCGTCGGCATGGCGGCGGTGGTTTCCGGCTCCTTGACCAGTTTCCGTATCCGGTCCACGCGGCGGTTCTTGAAAGACGTGACCCGGTAGTGGAGCCAGGCGTAGGCGATGGCGGAGAGGGCGGAGACCCCGGCGACGTACAGGGCTGGGTTCAACTCGGCTAACATGACGCTCCTTGTGCTTTTTTTCTCTTGAATTGCAAGCATAGGCATTTGGCGCCGTTTTGAAAAGGATGCGCCGCTTTCCGCAGTTTTGCGCGCCCCTCCAGGGCGGATCAGCCTGTCCGGAGTTGTCGGACTTGTTTACATAACTTACGTTTTCTTTACACATTGACCTGAAAAAACGCGGTTTTCCCCCTGATTTCAGCCTGTGTAGGGCGGAATACTTCTTGCATTTTTACATGGCGTCGAATGCTGACGTGATCGGATGCCCTACAACGCAATCCCCCTATGGGGTTTCTTGGAGTCGGAGATGAAAAAGACCTGTTCCGCATTGTTGCTGTCCTTGTTCCTGCTGCTGGGCGCGGCCTCGATCGCCTTCGCCGCTACGGGGACGGTGGGAATAACGCAGTACGACATCCTCAACACCGTGGAGGATCGCACTGGAGACAACGATGGACACAGCGCGGCCTATACCGGCTCGGTTACCAATAACCCCACCACCGGACGCTGGTTCTACCGGGGCGGTGTCGGGTCGCTGAATAACGGGGATACCTATGAAGGGGTCAATGAAGGGCAACAGCTTTTCCAAGGCGGCATCGGCACCACCATGGAGCTGTTTTTCGACACGGATTTTTATTATTCCATAATAGGCTTGCGGATTTACGGTGGCGATCCTTCCCTTCTTGGCGGATTCTTAAACGATACCCAGACGGGGGCCCTGACACAGTTGTCCATATCGGGTTATGATTACCTGGGCAGTGCCGACGTGACGGCCTCAGGACTCTATACCACCCCGGAGCATCTTGTGGTGTCCATATCCGGCGATAGCAGTTATGTGGATGATTACGTCGATCTGTCCGGGATTTTCGGGGGCAAGGCGGTGCAGTCTTTGACGTTGAGCGAATTCGTCGCTGCGGACGGATATCAGAACGGTTTTTCCTTTAGCGAGATAGAGGTATACGGGGAGAAAATCGAGATCCCCGGCCAGGATGACCCCACCGCTCCGGTGCCGGAGCCGTCGGCGCTGTTGCTGACCGGTCTCGGCATTGTCGGTCTTCTTGCCCTTCGCCGTTGCCGCAGGGCTGTCCGCGACTAGCAGCAAACACATACACAACAGTAAACGCACCCCACGT encodes the following:
- a CDS encoding PEP-CTERM sorting domain-containing protein (PEP-CTERM proteins occur, often in large numbers, in the proteomes of bacteria that also encode an exosortase, a predicted intramembrane cysteine proteinase. The presence of a PEP-CTERM domain at a protein's C-terminus predicts cleavage within the sorting domain, followed by covalent anchoring to some some component of the (usually Gram-negative) cell surface. Many PEP-CTERM proteins exhibit an unusual sequence composition that includes large numbers of potential glycosylation sites. Expression of one such protein has been shown restore the ability of a bacterium to form floc, a type of biofilm.), producing the protein MKKTCSALLLSLFLLLGAASIAFAATGTVGITQYDILNTVEDRTGDNDGHSAAYTGSVTNNPTTGRWFYRGGVGSLNNGDTYEGVNEGQQLFQGGIGTTMELFFDTDFYYSIIGLRIYGGDPSLLGGFLNDTQTGALTQLSISGYDYLGSADVTASGLYTTPEHLVVSISGDSSYVDDYVDLSGIFGGKAVQSLTLSEFVAADGYQNGFSFSEIEVYGEKIEIPGQDDPTAPVPEPSALLLTGLGIVGLLALRRCRRAVRD